The following proteins are co-located in the Gorilla gorilla gorilla isolate KB3781 chromosome 7, NHGRI_mGorGor1-v2.1_pri, whole genome shotgun sequence genome:
- the LOC134759134 gene encoding decreased expression in renal and prostate cancer protein-like: protein MLIWNFAQQTSLQFGPGPRVRVVSGSGPGPSVRVVLGSGPGPRARGVLGSGPGPKVRVVLGSGPRVRVLGSGPWPRVRVLGSGPGPRVRVLGSGPGPRVRVLGSGPGPRVRVLGSGLGPRFRVLGSGPGPRVRVLESGPGPRVRVLGSGPGPRDRVLGSVPGPRVRVLGSGPGPRVRVLGSGPGPRVRVLGSGPGPRVRVLGSGPGPTVRVLGSVPGPRVRVLGSETGPRVRVLGSGPGPRVRFLGSGPRVRVLGSEPRVRVLGSGPRVRVLGSWPRVRVLGSGPGPRVRVLGSGPRVRVLGSGPRVRVLGSGPSVRVLGSWPRVRVLGSGPRVRVISRK from the coding sequence atgcttatatggaattttgcccaacagacctcattacaatttgggccagggcccagggttagggttgtttcagggtcagggccagggcccagtgttagggttgttttagggtcagggccagggcccagggctaggggtgttttagggtcagggccagggcccaaagttagggttgttttagggtcagggcccagggttagggttttaggctcagggccatggcccagggttagggttttaggctcagggccagggcccagggttagggttttaggctcagggccagggcccagggttagggttttagggtcagggccagggcccagggttagggttttaggctcagggctagggcccaggtttagggttttaggttcggggccagggcccagggttcgggttttagagtcagggccagggcccagggttagggttttaggctcagggccagggcccagggatagggttttaggatcagtgccagggcccagggttagggttttagggtcaggtccagggcccagggttagggttttagggtcagggccagggcccagggttagggttttaggctcagggccagggcccagggttagggttttaggctcagggccagggcccacggttagggttttaggctcggtgccagggccaagggttagggttttagggtcagagacagggcccagggttagggttttagggtcagggcctgggcccagggttaggtttttagggtcagggcccagggttagggttttagggtcagagcccagggttagggttttagggtcaggacccagggttagggttttagggtcatggcccagggttagggttttagggtcagggcctgggcccagggttagggttttagggtcagggcccagggttagggttttagggtcagggcccagggttagggttttagggtcaggacccagtgttagggttttagggtcatggcccagggttagggttttagggtcagggcccagggttagggtgatttccaggaagtga